A DNA window from Gigantopelta aegis isolate Gae_Host chromosome 4, Gae_host_genome, whole genome shotgun sequence contains the following coding sequences:
- the LOC121371752 gene encoding pre-mRNA-splicing regulator WTAP-like isoform X2, translated as MNIVSEHLDSCWDVILRHLGVKNSEAKGKTKVRVWREDGEEEEAGVCQTGKRLMAKCRMLLQENEELGKMIASGRTAKLEGEIALQKTLVQEMKKNQQELDEFVGELEADVEGMQCMIYLLQTQLKETKEQLAKVSAENELLMNKKTSSDHDPGGTEKDLQKDIKPSPTKPVIFEKSDKEMLTVTRNSSEVGQVASVNILDVPAKSMHEKEPMQVDKCEPVETHILTADSTSHLESTGSSAKSWSPKNSKMDTSDSNDTFDMSHTSPQTSKKDTSAWNTCEPQNRDDGTNNKTNDSKACNPSSLKKDNGDPSPDNLEQDTKDFSPRHPAQGNSHSPKKLANDTRSWSPDNCEAMDLSNCKQSSEDASVRNSVRDWTPRISDKTCDDWSPKNSTKDVDCRSPPNRTKDTDEAAPGNPKSDPDIISMEDSNSRTDNKPEIVMENTTAHTDAEKTIHVPNGVEPLTHSEAGVE; from the exons TCAGACAGGCAAGAGGCTGATGGCCAAATGTCGCATGCTCCTTCAGGAGAATGAGGAACTGGGAAAGATGATTGCGTCAGGAAGAACTGCCAAGTTGGAGGGAGAAATTGCCTTACAGAAGACACTAGTACAAGAGATGAAGAAAAACCAGCAAG AACTGGACGAGTTTGTTGGTGAGCTGGAGGCAGATGTAGAGGGAATGCAGTGTATGATCTACTTACTACAGACACAGCTCAAGGAAACCAAGGAGCAGCTAGCCAAGGTTTCAGCTGAGAATGAGTTATTGATGAATAAAAAGACTTCATCCGACCATGACCCTGGTGGAACTGAAAAGGATCTTCAAAAGGATATAAAACCTAGTCCTACTAAACCAGTGATTTTTGAGAAGAGTGACAAAGAAATGTTGACAGTAACTAGGAACAGCTCTGAGGTTGGACAAGTCGCAAGTGTTAATATACTTGATGTGCCTGCAAAGAGCATGCATGAAAAAGAACCAATGCAGGTAGATAAATGTGAGCCTGTTGAAACTCACATTCTTACAGCAGACAGTACAAGTCATTTAGAATCCACAGGATCTTCAGCAAAAAGCTGGAGTCCAAAGAATTCTAAAATGGACACTTCAGACTCGAATGATACTTTTGACATGAGTCACACAAGCCCACAGACTTCCAAAAAAGACACCAGTGCTTGGAATACTTGTGAGCCACAAAACAGAGATGATGGTACAAACAACAAGACCAATGACTCTAAAGCCTGTAATCCATCAAGCTTGAAAAAAGACAATGGAGACCCAAGTCCAGATAATCTGGAACAAGATACAAAAGACTTCAGTCCAAGACATCCAGCTCAAGGTAACAGTCATAGTCCAAAAAAATTGGCAAACGATACGAGAAGCTGGAGTCCAGACAACTGTGAGGCCATGGATCTTAGTAACTGTAAGCAGTCTTCAGAAGACGCTAGTGTTAGAAACTCTGTGAGAGATTGGACTCCAAGGATTTCAGACAAGACCTGTGATGACTGGAGTCCGAAGAATTCCACAAAAGATGTTGATTGTAGGAGTCCTCCAAATCGAACAAAAGACACTGATGAAGCAGCACCAGGGAATCCAAAATCTGACCCCGACATAATTAGTATGGAAGACAGTAATAGCCGGACAGACAACAAACCAGAAATAGTGATGGAGAATACCACTGCTCACACAGATGCTGAAAAAACCATACATGTACCTAATGGGGTGGAACCATTGACTCATTCGGAGGCTGGTGTCGAGTAG